A single Triticum dicoccoides isolate Atlit2015 ecotype Zavitan chromosome 2A, WEW_v2.0, whole genome shotgun sequence DNA region contains:
- the LOC119352258 gene encoding protein ALP1-like, with product MEASFRGRKTYATQNVMAAIDFDLRFTYVLAGWEGTAHDALVLRDALERENGLCVPQGKFYLVDAGYGAKRGFLPPFRGVRYHLNEWGNNPVQNERELFNLRHSSLRVTVERAFGSFKRRFKILDDATPFFLFPTQVDIVVACCIIHNWVINDGIDEYIIPEDEWVPNITHASSSSGQAHEHAYMVNFRQGVADQMWEDRQNHLQGQNM from the exons ATGGAGGCTTCCTTTCGTGGTAGAAAGACTTATGCCACTCAAAACGTGATGGCGGCTATAGATTTTGATCTTCGATTCACATATGTGTTGGCCGGGTGGGAGGGGACAGCACATGATGCTCTAGTTTTACGTGATGCTTTAGAACGTGAAAATGGTCTATGTGTCCCACAAG GGAAATTTTATCTAGTTGATGCTGGATATGGAGCCAAACGTGGTTTTTTGCCTCCTTTTCGTGGTGTGAGGTACCACTTGAATGAGTGGGGAAACAACCCTGTGCAAAATGAGAGGGAGCTGTTCAACCTTAGGCATTCTTCTCTTCGCGTGACTGTAGAACGTGCATTTGGGTCATTTAAGAGAAGATTCAAGATACTTGATGATGCCACTCCATTCTTTCTCTTTccaacacaagttgacattgttgtgGCTTGTTGCATTATTCACAATTGGGTTATAAATGATGGGATAGATGAATATATCATACCCGAGGATGAATGGGTGCCAAATATTACTCATGCTTCATCATCAAGTGGTCAAGCACATGAACATGCATACATGGTTAATTTTAGGCAAGGAGTTGCTGATCAAATGTGGGAAGACCGACAAAACCATTTGCAAGGTCAAAATATGTAG
- the LOC119352259 gene encoding uncharacterized protein LOC119352259, giving the protein MIVLDHEHYTNHVKAHLEDEQYLNKTIIHYKEMMNIAGGSMATGQYAKDSSDPLATEVVNLEEETTKKPTAPHEEVAQSTNAGSSGPKPKKAKPNPCAEDRLHATILASSERIAIAIEKSSSTENNAIDGLWESMKVLSGFSLEYLAHYYAYLVDNPRVAMAFKVL; this is encoded by the exons ATGATTGTTCTTGATCATGAGCATTACACAAATCATGTTAAG GCTCATCTAGAGGACGAACAGTACCTTAACAAGACTATTATTCATTATAAGGAGATGATGAATATAGCTGGAGGGAGCATGGCTACAGGGCAATATGCAAAAGACTCAAGTGACCCTCTTGCTACAGAAGTGGTTAATCTTGAAGAAGAGACAACCAAGAAACCCACTGCCCCACATGAAGAGGTTGCACAATCAACCAATGCAGGTTCATCCGGTCCCAAACCAAAAAAGGCCAAACCAAATCCTTGTGCGGAAGACAGGTTGCATGCCACCATACTTGCATCTAGTGAAAGAATTGCTATTGCCATAGAGAAGAGTTCTAGCACCGAGAACAATGCCATAGATGGTCTTTGGGAGAGCATGAAAGTACTTTCTGGGTTCAGTTTGGAGTACCTTGCTCATTACTATGCATATTTGGTTGACAATCCTCGTGTTGCTATGGCATTCAAGGTGTTGTAA